TGCACGATGTTCCCCCCGGGGGCGAACTGCCGGCCCGAGGCGATCGGGAGCGTCTTCGCCCCCTGCCGGGCGAGGAGCGTGACCCGGTTGTCCTTGTCGTAGCCGTAGTCCTCGTCGATGACGGTCACCAGGATGCTTTCACCCAGGTGCCGCTCGCCCGCCTTCTTCACGCCACCGAAGTAGAGCGGGCTCGGGTCTTCCTTGCGGAAGCCCGGTACGGGCCAGTTGTCGCGCACGACGGCCTGCTTCTGCTTGTCGAGCACGTTGAGCAGCCAGACGGAAGTGACCGGGTGCAGGTTCTCGATCAGGTGGCCCGGCGCGAGCGCGCCCGAGTCGGAGAAGAGGGGAGTGCTGGCCTTCTCCTCGCCCTCGATGATGCGCGCGATGTGGGCTTCCTTCTCCGGATCACACCACGCGACCTGCGACACATCCTCTTCCTTCGGTTGCTCCTGGCCCTGCTCCTCGAGCGCGGCGATCAACTTCTTGAGGACCGTCCTGGCGTGCTCGGGGACCCACTCGTTCTTCTGGATGAGACGGACGTTGCGCCAGCGCCGGGTGATGCCCTCGACGAACATCCGGCCGTCGGCACCCGGCAGGGACATGGTCTGGTCGATGACGAAGCCGCTCGCCGCCTTGAGGCGCATCCGCTCGGCGAGCGCGGGCACCATCAACGAGAACGAGAGCAGTCTGTCCTTGGCCTCGCCGAGTTTCTTCGCGTCGATCTTGAGGCTCGCGGGTTTGCAACCGGCGCTGCTCCCCGCGAAGGGGCCACAATCGCAGCCCTTGAGGGGGCGCGGCATGGGCTTCCAGTCGTTCCCGTCCGCTCGCTCGAAGAGCAGCTCGAGTTCGTAGCTGCCACCGGAGACCATGCTGTTCTGGGCTGGAGGGGGCAGGTAGACGGTTTCGAGCTCGAGCGTCAGCGGGTAGTTGAAGCGGTGGCAGGACTCCCAGTCGGGGGCCTTGGCCTGGGGCGCGAAGGAGGTGTTCTGGTCGAGGAAGTTCGCGACGGCGGGGCCGTAGCCGAAACCGCCGTCATCGGACTGACTGGACTGGGCGAAGTACTGGTGGGTCGCCTTGTTGAAGTCCGCCTGGTCCTCCGGGGGGAGGGTCGTCGTGAGGTGGTTCTTGAGCTCATCGAGCTCCAGGAAGTTGTCCTGGGTGTCTTCCTTGAGTTCGACGAAACGGGGCTTGCCGCCGTCCTTGGTGTCGAGCTTCTCCGCCAGCTCGACGAGCAGCTTGATGCCATTGTCGGGGGCGTCTTCCGGGCTGAACACCTGGAAGTGCATGAACCCCGCGTCGACCTTCATCTCCTTGCTCTTGCGGGCGAAGGCCGGCGCATTGCGCTCGTCCTCGAAGTCCTTGAGGTGTCCGTGGAGGATCGCGCTGTGGCCTGGCAGGGGGCGCAAGAAGCCGAGGAGCTCTCCGGCCTCCACGGGGAAGAAGGGCTCCGCGAAGGTGATGACCTGGCCCTTCTCGAGTGCGATCAGCGCGGCCTTGAGATTGGCCGGGGGCGCCTTGTAGAGCCAGTGGACCTGTCCCTTGTCGTCACAGACGGTGATGTCTTCGAGGGAGAGATTGTCGGCGAGCACCTTGCAGACCCGCTTCGGGCCGCCGGGCTTGGGGGGCTCCTGGTCGGAAGGGGGAACCGGCTCCTGGGCCCAGCGAAGCGTGCCGGGCTCGGCCCCCTGGCCGGAGATGTTGACCCAGGCCCCGAAACGCCGCTTGTACAGCTCGCGGAACCAGGGGACCTGGCTGAAGTAGTTGTCCAGCATCGAGGGCTTCTGGCTCGGCTTGTCCGCGAAGCCAGGCGGAAAGACGGGGGAGCTCAGATGCATGTAGAGCGAGTAGAACGTGCCCCGGCGGGGCCTGGCCTGTGAATCGGAGGGCACCTCCTCGAGCTCGTGGCGGACGAGGACGAACCCCGGCCAGTTGCCAAAAGCCTCGAGGACGCCGTCCTGGAGGCACGGGGCCTTGTCACCGGGAAGGCGGGCGGCCACGACATAACCGGGGGCGGCGGCATTGACGGGAGCGAGCTTCTGCTCCGCGGGCGGGAAGAAATGGACACCGCCGTGGAGGTTGCGCTGGAGGCCGAGCACGTAATAGCCGCCGATGCCGGTGTCGAGCGACTCGTTGTTGTGGTAGCCCTGCCAGGGGCTGGTGGACACGGTGTTCCCGCGCAAGGGAAAGCTGTATCGGGGCCGGCTGAAGCTGCTGTCGATCACCTCGGAGGGAGCGGTGGTCCGTGTTTCTCGGTAGCAGTAGCGTCCACAGGGAGTCTGTGAATGATCCAGGAACCGATCATACGTGGACCCCCTGGTTTCAGGATTCTTTTCAAAGAATGCCTTTGCTCGTACCAGATTGAAGGAGGCGAACCCTTTCATGCCGGAAACTCCAAGATTCATGCCGGCACGTATCCTGAAAATCATGTGATCTGGACCAATCTTGGCACCTAGATCACGATAGCCATTGGCGTTTGGCGCGGAAAGCAACCCACCACTGACAAGGCCGTATTTGGAGGATGGATCCGCGGTTACCAGCCAGAGCTGTTCTTCCCCCCCGATCTGCAGGATGCAATAGCCAGCGATGACAATGATATGAAGAGGATTACGGGCAAGATCCTTGTTCCATTTTCCAAGGCCCGTGTAGATGACCACCGGGTTGTTGGCCCGCAGGCACTCGATGATGTGGGCGAATCTTTCCCGGAGCCGTGGTTCGCTGCCTTTGATGGCATCGGCGTCATGACGCATGGCTTTGGGGAGCAGATTGCCGATGTCCGCATCTTCTGAACTCGGTGTTCGATAGCGGAGAACACCTCCAAGTCCAGTTGGACGAACACCTCTAGAAGGAAATATAAGCTCTAGTGGAAGCGGAACCTCTCCATCTGGATCGGAGTGGAACTGTGAGTAATCTCCCCCTATTTCGTAATTTGCCTTCGGATATGTCGTCCATCCTCTCTTGAAGGAATCATCCGCGGGGATGCCAAAAAAAGCACGTTCTCCCCTGGGATACCGAAGGTCGAGCATGCAAGCGGGGTCGCCTGCTCTCGAATGCGTAATGTACTTCTGACGTTGATCGCCCCCTTTGATGAGTTGGTAGTAATTGTAAACCATGGATGCCGAAGTGCGTCCACACCAGTCTGGATTTTCGGCGTCAATCACCTTTTGCCCAAGCAGCGGGACCTTGAGCACATGCCATTCCTTCGCTTGTCGCTTGATCTCTTCTGGGAATTCGTATTGATCAATAGGAAAAACGCGAAGGACCGAGTTGGACTTGCTGTCTTGCTCTATGATGTTGGTGCGTACGCCTATGCCTTTCTCGTTTTCCTCGAGAAAAAACTCCTGCTGAATTCCCATTTTCGCCCCCCCCCTTGGGTGGTATTACTCGTCGCTGTTATTGCAATGTTGGTGACGAACTTTGTTGGGTGCGCCTTTGTTTATGGAGTAATGCTCATCCAGCGTGTGGCTTTTTCCATCCGACCCTTGGGCTTGTTCGAGCTTCCATCGAGCGATGCCCTGTTCGTCTGTTGGCCAGGTCAGTGTGATTGAATCCTGGCAGCCCTGATGATTGCAGAGTTGTAGCTTGTAGATGGAGTCGTCTTTTGAAATATCCTTGACTCTGTCGACTTGTCGGAAGTCTCCCTCGGGTAGATCGCTGGTTAGAACGCTTGCTCGGTGATGCAAGTCTATCCGCAGTACGCTTCCACTGATGGATCCGCAGTTGACCAGGATGAATCTTTCCCCTGATTGTTCCTGCAGTTTGTACCAGACGGGGGGGAGCGAACGGAAGATTTGGTAGGCCTCCGAGGATAGCGTCGGCATATCCGCGGATTCCGAATCGAACATTGAGTACTTGTCTTCGCTCCGCGCCGAGGGGCGTGCCCCCTTTTGCAATGAAGCCCTGAGTGTATCCGAGAGCGTGGACCTGCTTCGCGACTCAATTACGATATTGAATTCATCATCCTCGGGATCGAACCGGCCCTTCGCTCTCGACTTCATGTACCCGGTGTAGACGACCAGATTGCCCTCCCGGAACATGGCGCTGACGAAACGGCTGTCCCTGATGCTGAGTTGATGCCAGTCGTATTCAATCTTCTCCAGTTCATCGGTCAGGCATTGCTCGTGGGTCCTTCGGTTTTGCTGCGCGCGCTCATTGCACACGACGAGGAAGGACTCGTGGAGGCCGCCCTTTCTCTTGTCCTTGGCGAGTTGCTTGAAGTTGACGTCGAAGAAGAGCTGGGAGAGCAGTTGGGACGCCTGCTCGTTCTGCGGGTCCAGCGTGGCCGCGCGCGCCGCGGCGTCCAGGCGCTCCTTGGTGCTCTTCGCCACGTCCTGGGCCTGCGCCAGCAGCGCCTCCAGGCTGGGCTTGTCCGCCCCCACGAGCTTCTCCAGCGTGAAGCCCTCCGTCTCGCCGCACTTCAGGCGCACCCACCCCTTCTTCTCCGCGCCTTCCAGCTTCTGGCACTCCGTACCGATGAGGACCTTCTTCACCACCTCCCCATCCGTGCTCTCGCCGCCGCGCAGATTCACCTCCGAGCCCTGGATGTAGACGGGCCCGGCCTCCTGCGCCCGGCTCGGCGTCCCCCAGCTCACTCCCAGACACAGCGCCCAGGTGCATAGGTGAATCCCACTGGTCCTCTTCTTCATGAATCCTTCCCTCGAGAATGTAGGGCGGGGTGGGCCCGCGTCGGCGCCAGTCAAGGCGGGCCCCTCCTGTCCCGCCGGGCCGACGTTCCTCACGAGGCGGCAGCCTGCTCGAAGCGCCGGATTGGGGTCAAGGACGGCTCCGGCCGCGCCACATTCATGCGCTGGCAGCTCCTACTCTCGGTGCTAGGCCGCGAAGCGCGGGGGCGCGGCCTTGTCGTCTCCCCGCACCGCTTCCGGCTTCAGGAGGACGAACCGCGTGCTCTCCCGGGCCTCCACCTGGAGTGGCTTCCGGGCCTCCAGGAGCGTGGCGCCCCGCTGGGACACCCTCAGTCCCTCGTGCTCGAAATCCACCGCGCCCGACAACACGAAGAGCTGGGCGCCCTCTTCGAGCTCCTGCACCTCTCCTGGCGCCAGCTCGTGGTGCTCGCCGTGCTGGAACAGGCCGAGCCGATCCTTGCGCCCGAGGAACCCGTACCGCTCGAACCCGCGCACCAGGTCGTCGAAGCGCCGCTCGGCGAACGTCTTCCACATCCCCTCGCGCAGATGCTCATCCCCCTCGAGCAGTGGCAGCAGCGCCGAGCGGGGAATGCGCACCAGTGTCGAGGCCGCCGCCGTGCGGATGGAGGCCGAGCGGCGCTCGCCCGTGAGCAGGGCGCTCTCCCCGAACACGGTGCCGCCGCCGAGCTCGTCCACGAGCGTCTCGCCGTGGGCCGTGGGGGCCAGCACGTAGACCGCGCCGCGCTCGAGCAGGTACAGCTCGTCGCTGGTGCTGCCCGCCTGGAAGACGTACTGGCCCGCGGGCAGCACGTGGCGCTCCGCGCGTGTGGCAATGCGGCGCAGGGTGGTCTCGTCGAGGTGGGCGAGGAATGGCACGCGGCGCAACGATTGGACCATCTGGGTGGAGCGCAGGTGGGCCCCGAGCCACGTGCGCTGCACCCGGGCCGCGAGTTTCTCCAGGGGCTGGCGCAGCCGCCGCTCCACCTGGGTCCGGGCGATGCTCAGCAGGTTGCTCGGGGTGATGGGCATCACCGTCACCAGTCCGTGCCCCTGGCCATAGCCCGGGTTGGCCTCGATGAAGTAGCGCGCCCCGGGCTTGTCACAGTGTTTCCAGTACTCGCTCTCCATCTCCGACTCGCGCGTGCGCCAGCCGACCCGGCGGATCAGCGGCCGGGCCGGATCCACCATCTCCTGGCCGAACTCCGAGGCCAGCGCGGACATGAAGGA
Above is a window of Cystobacter fuscus DNA encoding:
- a CDS encoding Crp/Fnr family transcriptional regulator, yielding MSRITRTDVIRPHALSTEERRQLADDLYAVHQQIFDGVDREAFAHYVVESKAEHTWILVHKNEEGALVGYFAMHLFEKQLGGEPLAVFRAEAGSLRAYRGGNVNARFFVTRVARYVLRHPGRRVLYLGSLVHPSSYSLFASHCAEVWPRREQETPPELLSFMSALASEFGQEMVDPARPLIRRVGWRTRESEMESEYWKHCDKPGARYFIEANPGYGQGHGLVTVMPITPSNLLSIARTQVERRLRQPLEKLAARVQRTWLGAHLRSTQMVQSLRRVPFLAHLDETTLRRIATRAERHVLPAGQYVFQAGSTSDELYLLERGAVYVLAPTAHGETLVDELGGGTVFGESALLTGERRSASIRTAAASTLVRIPRSALLPLLEGDEHLREGMWKTFAERRFDDLVRGFERYGFLGRKDRLGLFQHGEHHELAPGEVQELEEGAQLFVLSGAVDFEHEGLRVSQRGATLLEARKPLQVEARESTRFVLLKPEAVRGDDKAAPPRFAA